The following coding sequences lie in one Nevskiales bacterium genomic window:
- a CDS encoding ABC transporter substrate-binding protein, whose translation MKRTATTVLGSSLAALCALGSNASLAAGEITFVSQGGAYQEAQTVAILDPVAKELGITIHQDSAPDAWPMIKTQGTTGKVVWDVVDTPTANCIRGGQQGLIEKLDFSKIPNAATLPDGYKTPYSVAYEFYSSVLAYNKTKYGNNPPNSWADFWNVDKFPGRRALRNHPLGTLEAALLADGVPKDKLYPLDVDRAFGKLEEIKPHITVWWTSGGQSAQLLHDGEVDMIMMWNGRVSAVAKEGADVAFTYNDGILQNTQLCILKNSPHLETAYKFVNAAIAPQYQANLPLHIDYGPGNPAAFDTGKIPPQRAAELPSAPQNAAKQALMSYDWWSSPEGEKAEKRWLQFMQK comes from the coding sequence ATGAAACGCACCGCTACCACCGTTCTCGGTTCATCACTCGCCGCGTTGTGCGCGCTCGGTAGCAATGCCAGCCTGGCCGCGGGGGAGATCACCTTCGTATCCCAGGGCGGCGCCTATCAGGAAGCGCAGACCGTTGCCATCCTCGACCCGGTGGCGAAGGAGCTGGGCATCACCATTCATCAGGACAGCGCCCCTGACGCCTGGCCGATGATCAAGACTCAGGGCACCACCGGCAAAGTGGTGTGGGACGTCGTCGATACGCCCACCGCCAACTGCATCCGCGGCGGCCAGCAGGGCCTGATCGAAAAGCTCGACTTCAGCAAGATCCCGAATGCCGCCACTCTGCCGGACGGGTACAAGACCCCGTATTCGGTCGCCTACGAGTTCTATTCCAGCGTTCTGGCCTACAACAAGACCAAATACGGCAACAATCCGCCCAACAGTTGGGCCGATTTCTGGAACGTGGACAAGTTTCCGGGCCGCCGTGCGCTGCGCAACCATCCGCTGGGAACCCTGGAGGCTGCCCTGCTGGCCGACGGCGTGCCGAAGGACAAGCTCTACCCTCTCGACGTCGATCGCGCCTTCGGCAAGCTCGAGGAGATCAAACCGCACATCACGGTGTGGTGGACCTCCGGCGGCCAGTCGGCGCAGCTTCTGCACGATGGCGAGGTGGACATGATCATGATGTGGAACGGTCGGGTCAGCGCTGTCGCCAAAGAAGGCGCCGACGTCGCCTTCACCTACAACGACGGCATTCTCCAGAACACGCAGCTCTGCATCCTGAAGAACTCCCCCCATCTGGAGACCGCGTACAAGTTCGTCAACGCGGCCATCGCGCCGCAATACCAGGCCAACCTGCCGCTGCATATCGATTATGGACCGGGTAATCCGGCCGCCTTCGATACCGGCAAGATCCCGCCGCAACGTGCGGCCGAACTGCCCAGCGCGCCACAGAACGCCGCCAAGCAGGCGCTCATGTCCTATGACTGGTGGTCCTCTCCCGAGGGCGAAAAGGCGGAAAAGCGCTGGCTGCAGTTCATGCAGAAGTAA